The following proteins come from a genomic window of Rutidosis leptorrhynchoides isolate AG116_Rl617_1_P2 chromosome 10, CSIRO_AGI_Rlap_v1, whole genome shotgun sequence:
- the LOC139871348 gene encoding uncharacterized protein, whose product MARGRQPNDNTNTHNVTLTNEQFQQLLTTAQGSNNNQNNNNVNRTSPNSCSHKEFMSCKPPSYKGTEGPIELNRWFEKTESVFRLCNCGEADKVKYATETLSGGALTWWTAYAGIVGWTAALAIPWETLKTMLAGKYCPRNQVQKFEVEFWELRMKNLEVEEYNNRFLELAALCPSMVTPESKKIKKYIIDLPPQIQGNVIAAGKETIEATMLMTQNLVMAARRNAKEKQDEVKTTDNKRKFEPTQGSGQNSNKKVGDTTTGGYAGKLPYCSRCEKHYNGKCNIQCGNCKKMGHMSKNCRLPAVTTYTPTTKYKPFVPTCYSCGEIRHIKPNCPKKQEITKNADAGKAKGRAFFMTAEEARDDEDIITGTFLVNNCYASVLFDTGADRSYVSTKFCALFDEEPQTLDTKCLVEMANGKFVKVDRIYKKCNLTLANKTFKVDLFPIELGNFDVVLGMDWLSPMKVGIQCFDKTINILLETGEILVIQGDKSGSKLNLISCIKTRKYLMKGCQAILAHIKEVKPDEWRIEDVPIVKDFPETVQFLGHVVDSNGIHVKPAKISAIQNWETPKNAKHIRICVSDPERKVDYRSNLITT is encoded by the exons atGGCTAGAGGACGACAACCAAATGACAACACCAACACACATAACGTTACTCTCACAAATGAACAATTTCAACAACTCCTTACCACCGCTCAAGGCAGCAACAATAATCAAAATAACAACAACGTAAACCGAACCTCTCCGAACTCATGCTCACATAAAGAATTTATGAGTTGTAAGCCACCAAGCTAtaaaggaaccgaaggaccaattgaacTAAACCGTTGGTTCGAAAAGACGGAATCTGTGTTTCGTCTGTGTAACTGCGGTGAAGCTGACAAGGTCAAGTATGCTACTGAAACTCTATCTGGTggagctttaacttggtggactgcataTGCTGGTATAGTTGGATGGACTGCTGCTTTAGCCATACCCTGGGAAACATTAAAAACCATGCTGGCTGGAAAGTATTGTCCCAGGAATCAAGTCCAAAAATTTGAAGTCGAATTCTGGGAGTTAAGAATGAAAAATCTTGAAGTTGAGGAATACAACAATCGATTTCTGGAGCTAGCTGCTTTATGCCCTAGTATGGTTACTCCTGAGAGCAAGAAGATTAAAAAGTATATCATCgatcttcctcctcagattcaggGGAATGTTATAGCTGCTGGTAAAGAAACCATTGAGGCTACGATGTTGATGACTCAAAATCTGGTTATGGCTGCTAGAAGAAATGCCAAGGAAAAACAAGACGAAGTGAAGACTACTGATAACAAAAGAAAGTTTGAGCCTACTCAAGGTTCAGGTCAGAATTCAAATAAGAAAGTTGGCGATACTACAACAGGTGGTTATGCTGGTAAACTTCCCTACTGCTCCAGATGTGAAAAACATTACAATGGGAAGTGTAATATTCAATGTGGAAACTGTAAGAAGATGGGTCACATGAGCAAAAATTGTAGACTTCCTGCTGTTACAACATATACTCCTACAACTAAATACAAGCCCTTTGTTCCTACTTGCTATTCTTGTGGTGAAATAAGACATATAAAACCCAATTGTCCTAAGAAGCAGGAGATCACTAAGAATGCAGATGCTGGCAAGGCTAAAGGCCGAGCATTCTTCATGACTGCTGAAGAAGCTAGGGACGATGAGGACATCATCACTGGTACGTTTCTTGTCAACAACTGCTACGCTTctgttttattcgatactggtgctgatagaagttatgtgtctactaaATTTTGTGCCTTATTTGACGAGGAACCCCAAACCTTAGACACTAAGTGTCTTGTAGAAATGGCCAACGGTAAATTTGTAAAAGTTGACCGGATCTACAAGAAATGTAATCTGACTCTAGCCAATAAAACCTTCAAGGTTGACTTATTTCCTATTGAGCTAGGAAACTTTGATGTAGTcttagggatggattggttatccccGATGAAAGTGGGTATCCAGTGTTTTGATAAGACAATTAATATTCTTCTCGAAACTGGTGAAATTCTTGTTATCCAAGGAGATAAGAGTGGTTCCAAACTTAATCTTATCTCATGCATCAAAACCCGAAAGTACCTTATGAAAGGATGTCAAGCCATTTTGGCTCACATAAAGGAAGTCAAGCCAGATGAATGGCGTATTGAAGACGTTCCTATTGTTAAagactttcctgaa ACTGTTCAGTTTTTGGGGCATGTAGTTgacagtaatggaatacatgtcaaaCCCGCGAAGATCtcggctattcagaactgggaaacACCTAAGAACGCGAAACACATTC GAATCTGCGTTTCAGACCCTGAAAgaaaagttgactaccgctccaatcTTATCACTACCTGA
- the LOC139872174 gene encoding uncharacterized protein, with protein sequence MPFLQFLSMADKLTIPLLLPNPPLSKPFFCQDFHHQNPNHHNHHQPPLTPLLNEILQPNSATTKPLSPIIPKPTKRIGKHNDPNKGKPWSSHLSPQGQVIFKTLIDPNFNSAQTNEILVKLIEFHEPKCEFGSKSLSLDVLGLIQGLAHYKKVDLALNVFDWVKKHYKDSGKVLRGSIVAVIVSMLGKDSRVSVASSLIRSLQKDGFVIDVYAYTSLISAYASIGRFREAVLVFKEMEEEGCQPTKITYNVILNVYGKMGMPWNKIESVFDSMKKSGVLPDSYTYNTLISCCKRGSLHEEANRIFEDMRLAGFLPDYVTYNTLLDVYAKSRKPNEAMDVLREMELSGFSPSIVTYNSLISCYAKAGLFNEAMELKSQMLEKGIKPDVFTYTTLFSGFEKAGKDESAMRVYDEMISSGCKPNICMFNALIKMHGNRGKFTEMMKVVEEIEKCKCVPDIVTWNTLLAVFGQNGMDNEVSGVFKEIKRAGFIPERDTFNTLISAYSRCGSLDQAMNVYKSMLEAKISPDLSTYNAVLAALARGGLWEQSEKVLEEMKNGGCKPNECTYSSLLHAYANGRQIDKMLILGEKIYSGGIEPHPVLLKTLVLVNSKTDLLKETDRAFLEMRKRGYSQDVNTLNAMVSIYGRRQMSMEANEIISFMKERGFSPNLTTYNSLMYMYSRSSDFAKSEEILKDIESKGIKPDVISYNTVIYGYCRNGKMKEASRVFNDMSKSGIIADVITYNTFVASYAADEMFTEAIDVIRYMIKQGCRPNDSTYNSVVDWYCKFHYRDDAISFVNNLREVDSRVSKDEISRLLARVAKTV encoded by the coding sequence ATGCCATTTTTGCAGTTCTTATCAATGGCGGATAAGTtaactattcctcttcttctcccaaATCCACCACTTTCTAAACCCTTCTTTTGTCAAGATTTTCACCATCAAAATCCCAACCACcataaccaccaccaaccaccgttAACCCCTCTCTTAAACGAAATTCTACAACCCAATTCCGCCACCactaaacccctttcacccataatccccaaacccacaaaaagaattggaAAACATAATGACCCAAATAAAGGTAAACCATGGTCTTCTCATTTATCGCCACAGGGCCAGGtaatttttaaaaccctaattgaTCCTAATTTCAATTCTGCCCAAACTAATGAAATTTTGGTTAAATTAATTGAATTTCATGAACCCAAATGTGAATTCGGTTCAAAGTCTCTGTCTTTAGATGTATTAGGCTTAATTCAAGGTTTAGCTCATTACAAGAAAGTTGATTTAGCATTAAATGTGTTTGATTGGGTTAAGAAACATTATAAAGATTCGGGTAAAGTTTTACGTGGTTCAATTGTGGCTGTAATTGTATCTATGCTTGGTAAAGATAGTCGTGTTTCGGTTGCTTCATCTTTGATTCGCAGTCTTCAAAAAGATGGTTTCGTTATCGATGTTTATGCTTATACTTCGTTAATTAGTGCTTATGCTAGTATTGGTAGGTTTCGTGAGGCGGTATTGGTTTTTAAAGAAATGGAAGAAGAAGGGTGTCAGCCTACTAAGATTACTTATAATGTCATATTGAATGTTTATGGTAAAATGGGCATGCCTTGGAATAAAATTGAATCCGTGTTCGATAGTATGAAGAAGTCGGGTGTATTACCGGATtcttatacttataatactttgatTAGTTGTTGTAAACGTGGATCTTTGCACGAAGAAGCTAATAGGATTTTTGAAGATATGAGATTAGCGGGATTTTTGCCCGATTATGTTACGTATAATACGTTATTAGATGTGTATGCAAAGTCCCGAAAGCCTAATGAGGCGATGGATGTTTTACGAGAGATGGAGTTGAGCGGGTTTTCTCCAAGTATTGTAACGTATAATTCTTTGATTTCGTGTTATGCTAAAGCCGGGTTGTTTAATGAAGCAATGGAGTTGAAAAGTCAAATGTTGGAAAAAGGAATAAAACCGGATGTGTTTACTTACACGACTCTGTTTTCAGGGTTTGAAAAAGCCGGGAAAGATGAGTCAGCAATGCGGGTTTATGATGAAATGATTAGTTCGGGTTGTAAGCCGAACATTTGTATGTTTAACGCGCTTATTAAGATGCACGGGAATAGGGGAAAGTTTACCGAAATGATGAAAGTTGTCGAGGAGATTGAAAAGTGTAAATGTGTTCCCGATATTGTAACGTGGAATACACTTTTGGCGGTCTTTGGTCAAAATGGTATGGATAATGAAGTTTCGGGGGTGTTTAAAGAGATTAAACGAGCGGGATTTATACCCGAAAGAGACACGTTTAATACTTTGATTAGTGCTTATAGTAGATGTGGGTCGTTAGATCAAGCGATGAATGTTTATAAAAGCATGTTGGAGGCTAAAATTAGTCCCGATCTTTCAACTTACAACGCGGTTTTAGCAGCATTAGCTCGTGGAGGTCTTTGGGAACAATCGGAGAAAGTTCTAGAAGAAATGAAAAACGGGGGTTGTAAACCTAACGAGTGTACGTATAGTTCGTTACTTCATGCTTACGCAAATGGAAGACAAATCGATAAAATGCTGATTTTGGGAGAGAAGATATATTCGGGTGGAATTGAACCTCACCCTGTTTTGTTAAAGACTCTTGTTTTAGTCAACAGCAAAACAGATCTCTTAAAAGAAACGGATCGTGCTTTTCTTGAAATGAGAAAACGGGGTTATTCGCAAGATGTTAATACATTAAACGCAATGGTTTCGATATACGGAAGACGACAGATGTCAATGGAAGCAAACGAGATTATTTCGTTCATGAAAGAACGTGGCTTTTCGCCAAATTTAACCACGTACAACTCGTTAATGTATATGTACAGTCGATCTTCAGATTTCGCAAAATCTGAAGAAATCTTGAAAGATATCGAATCGAAAGGAATCAAACCGGATGTTATTTCATACAATACTGTGATTTACGGGTACTGCAGAAACGGAAAAATGAAAGAAGCATCAAGGGTGTTCAACGACATGAGTAAATCCGGTATCATTGCTGACGTCATCACGTATAATACGTTTGTTGCAAGTTATGCTGCTGATGAAATGTTTACAGAAGCCATTGATGTTATCAGATACATGATTAAACAGGGGTGTAGACCGAATGACAGCACATACAACTCGGTTGTCGATTGGTATTGTAAGTTTCATTATAGGGACGATGCAATTTCGTTTGTTAATAATCTTCGCGAGGTTGATTCACGTGTGTCGAAAGATGAGATTAGTAGATTGTTAGCACGTGTGGCAAAGACTGTGTAA